The following DNA comes from Kryptolebias marmoratus isolate JLee-2015 linkage group LG23, ASM164957v2, whole genome shotgun sequence.
CTCTGTCGGTTAAAAGGtaatcgtttttttttctccccccccaaAGTGCATAGCAGACAATTCATTAACGCATGAGGAAATTGTCAATTCGTGGAAAAGAAGTCCAACATATCTCCTGTTATCTGACGCTAACCgagctgtttttctctctggaGAAAACAAAGCGTGTTTTGTCAATAACAAGATGATCATGGTGCCAGAATGAGTGTTTCTTTATTTGGTAGCGCTGTAATGACGCGTGGAGACGGTCGGAGATGATGGTCCTTCATGTGACATTTTCACCTTAAATCAGGCGCCAGCATGGCTTCCAGGTTTCTGAATTAACCCTTTTTGTTTATTGCGATTTCAAAATATATTCAACATATAACACAATACAATGTTTCCGATTCAAACACTATcttataaaaacaagctttgttaTCTCATTATAATGAGATAAATAAATTCCAATCTCAAGATTACGTTATGAAAATAAACTTCCAAACAtgtcctttttattcttttgtaatTATGAGATACTATTTCCTAACTTCAACCTGAACGTCCTATAGTTATGACAATTTCTCATAAATAGTACCTTGCTAATTTGAGATGATCTCATAATTCAGAATCTCATAAGCATAATTTAGCATCATACTATTTCAAGATTATCtattaactttaatttattgcTTAGTATCTCATAATAATATCTCATAATTATTACATAATACAAATCTCACAATTGTGACTTTGGATCTCATTATTATGAGAATATCTCAACCTTATTTCAGCATGATGATTACGACTTTGCAACTTATTATTAAACATATACTTCACAACTTTAACTTACTATCTCATATTTATGAGATGCTAGGCTGTTAGTACTTAGTGATACTTATGACACGCTGAGCTACATTTATTAGATACTCATAACGATGAGATACCATTTTACAATTATGAGATGCTAAGTAATAATTATGAGATGCTGGAATATATGTATGAGATACTCTGATAACTGAGGTACTATTTCGTAGTTATGACACATCTAATTATCAGATACAACCTAATAAATATGAGATACTAAGTTAGGTTTATGAAACACTCATCATGAGATGCCATCTTTTCAGTATGAAATGCTAAGTGCTAATTATAGGCTGCTAAGTGAAATTTATGAGTTACTCTCATAACTATGCAATATTATCATACTATAATTATGAGATACCATTTTGTAGTTATATCTTCTTGTAATAATGAgattttaaatggtaaatatgAGATACTAGAGTAAATTTATGAGACACTCATAAGATGCTAAGTGTTAATTATAGGATGCTAAGTTATAATCATGAGGTAATTATGCAAAACAATCTTTCGTAGTTTGGTAAATATGAGATGCTAAGTTAAATTTATGAGATACTCAGGATGATGAGATACAAACTTGTAATTATGAGATAATAAGTGGTAAATATAAGTTGCTAGTGTTTATTTATGAGATACTCATTATGAGATAGTTTCTCATACTTATGAGATGCTAAATGATAATTGACATAGCATCTTTTTAATATGGTTTAGCATTCCAGAGTTAAATGCTTAGTATCTCATGTACCTGTCTCATACTGATGAGATAACCATGTGCAAATTATGAGAAATTTTGTACTATGAGCAAACAAGATCATATTGATGAGGTTAGGATCAACGCAGTTCCAGAAATAGGCTTACATATaagtaagttaaaaaaaaagaaaaaaaagcaagtgcAAAGATTAAGTTCACACTTAAATCTTGCAGGTTTTAAATGGTGTCATTCATATTTACACACGAGGGACTGAACAAGGTTTCAGTCctataaaacactttattaaagGCACGGCCTATTGTCTCTGggtagaacaaaaaaaaaagggaggataTTTGAAGCAATAGCTCAAGATCAAACGGATCAGGTGATATCAGTCATGCGGCGGGCACGTCACCACCTGCCCCGGGTAATGATGGACAGGTTGAGCAGTAACCTGGCTTTGCTGACCCAGTGTTCACAGTGAAACGAGCTCAGGAAGGCCCTCCGGAACCGATCACCGGACAGTGTGTACAAAGCCAAGTTAAAGAATGTGTTGAGTCCAGCCAGGGGCCGAGAGATAATGTACGCCGCCTTCACCGTGTTGGTCGTGCACTGTGTCGTTGAGCCGCTTTCAGTTTCTTTCCTCAACACGCGCAGGACGTGATACGGGAGGAAGCACATGACGAAAACCACCAGGATGAGCACAATTACGCGCCGCGCTCGCATCCGGCAGAACCTGCTGGGGCTGGGCCCTCTCGTCAGCTGCCTCACGATACCAATGTAGCAAATAAACACCAGCACGAGGGGCAGAGCGTAACCAAGGGCAGTAAGCACCAAGCTATGCTCCCGCACACTGGTCTGATTGGTGCTTGCAAAGTCCAAGCAGCTCGTGTGATTGCCCTCAGCTTGTAAGGATATAAAGGCCAACATGGGAGCAGTTTCGGCAGCAGCGATGACCCACACCACCGAGCACGCCGTGATGCCCCAAaccctctgctgcagctgtttgccCCTCAGTGGCTGGACCACCGCCACGTAGCGAAAAACCGCGATGCAGGACAGGAAGAGGATGCTGCCGTAGAGGTGGAAATGGAAGGCGAAGCGCACGCAGCGGCACATGAAGTCGCCGAGCGTCCACGACTCTAAGTTGCTGTAGTAGTGCACCAGGAAGGGCAGGGCGAGGGCGTAGAGGAGGTCCGTCACAGCCAGGTTGACCATGATGATGCTGCTGCTCTTCCACGGACGCAGCTTCGTCACGTAAATGCAGATGGAGATGGTGTTCCCCACCAGGCTCACGATAAAGATGATGCTGTAGGAGACAGGTAGGTAGTAACGATTCAAAGGCCCCTCCACGTCGGCGCAGCTGGTATTCCCGCTGGCCATGGTAAAGCCTGATGGAAATGGGAAACAGTAATGTTTTCTTATCAACACATCagaacttcttgtttttgtttattcaattaTCATTCTggtaaaaatctgtaaaacaatgGTGGTAGTTTCCAGAGAGAACATTTAAAGACtggattaatgagctaatggcttgtcTGAGCGAGGCCATGACCAAAGTGAACTCATGCCTCTTAAAAGAACTGTAACATCAAAAACAAGTTAGTTCATGGGAACTCCTGCATCACCGTGCATTTTACGCCAAACAGACATTTCAGCATGATTCTGTGGCTCTGTGCGAGTGCaaacagtgacagcagcagctagctgtagcatctCTGGTGTTGGCATGAACCAGTATTAACTTTTTAACCTTTCCCCCCCCAAActgagtttgtaaaaaaaaaaataaaaaaaataaaatagtaaatattctttttttacaaaaccccactttttaaaaaaataaaataaaaaaagtaattattcatATTTGAGAATGTCCTCCTCCCTGTCAACATTACTCtggatattttgttaaacagacattttgatgcatttatttatttttttcctctctgtgcaCACATTCtaagaaaaatgcagaaataccCATTTCTCGCCACTAGGTGGTGAGAACATCCACattaacaaaatgttaaaatacagaaaaaaaaacacctgccaAAACAACTatagcttgttttattttgataccATTAATAATTTCCTCTCAGCTATTAACCATTTATGTACAAAATTTTAGAGTGAAAAAAGGCAGATAAAGCAAAAcagaccaaataaaaacaaccataaaaacgactccattgttgtttgtgaggatttggattttttgtgtttctcttttgttttcttgtttcctccTCGCTCTGCTATGCTCCGACAAGGGTCCTGgaggacgcctcgctccgctctgcttTGCCGAGGGTCGGGATGGATGCCTCGCTGCGCTCCGTCACGCCATGGGTCGGCGCTTCGCTCCGCTCCGCTAAGTTGAGGGGTCTACGTCTGTctggctctcgcctgcttggtccacatctgcctggctctcgcctgcttggctCACGACGCAGACGGCGATCGGGCCGCCCGCCTGAACTCTTGCCACGTCGCGGACGGCGATCGGACCGCCCAAATGAACTTTTGCTTCTTTGCGGACAGCGTCCGGGCCGCCCTCctgaactctggctccgccgaggacggcgtcCAGCTGCCCGCCGGAACATTTTGCCTTGTCAGCTTATGGGCTGCCCGCCGGAACTCAGTTCCTTTAACAGACTTTTGCCACGGTTGCATTTTTTTGGAGTTTTATGTCTTGTTTTGTCCCCCAGGCCGTTTGCCTGGTcggttttatgattttgttttgtttgtgccctCCATCctgtacttttgtttttccccccaccaccctcccgaataggttttgttttattttagggaCGTCGGGGGACGTCCCTTAAGGAGGAggtactgtgaggatttggattttttgtgtttctgttttgttttcttgttttgttgtgggttttagttagtgtttcagtttggttttttctgttcatgctcagtattcactcctcctctgtctctcttttgtcctccttgccacgcccatctccacctgtctgtcatcatctccactcacctgtttccacttccctcgttaccctcagcatTTAAATACCCGGTCTTTTCTCTCACTAGCCGTCGGTTCATTGATTGTCATTTGcttgttgttgctgttctcCGTGCCTTGGTTCCTTGATGTCTCACCATGccatgctttttgttttttgttttgtttttgttgctgccacgtcagcttttgttttggtttttctttatttaataaattagtttatttttccttactatgagtctgcgctcagggtttttttctgttgtcccCGATCCTGACATTGTTTCGGATTTGGGCATGACTAGTTATAGTGGACAAGCTTTAAATAGACTGCTATGTTAACATTTCTGGAAAGCTTTGTGTTTCTCCACTTCCTTTTCTAACCAAACACAGGAGGtgcaaaagcagcagaaaatgttggATTGAAAAATACCCGGAATACTGTCCgaggaatatgggacgtgttTAGAAAAATGCTCTGAGATTACCTTCTCAGACAATAtgttcaaattctccatctcaatTTTTGCCAATTTATCACCTGGCAGCAAGCTAGTTTTGATTcggagtgtgtttgtttgaaaacttgatttttaataatttggaGTTATCTCACCGGGATTTCACGCCCAATATTCCCTTAgaaaaagaggtttttaatctcaatggttaaattaaaaaggggggggggaatctccaagcttcacaatgatgccaaacattatacgaagggatttcccagcactaccggcagagaaaaatggtcagtttcaaagaaaattaaagacaaaggattatttctgaaaacacaCCTGTTagaaacttaaatttaaaaggTAGATTAGCTCATTTTTGGGCAAAACTCAGTTATGGTAATAGTTTGACTTATTTTGCCCTGCTGCCTGTGAGCATTCCGACTCATTTTGCAGCACGggtcacaaatataaaaaaaacaaaaccaagatgAAAGGCCTAAGTTCTGAACGTGAGGCATCAAAACCACAATTTACCAACCATGTGACATTACAACCAGACTACTCAATACACTTAGTCTATAATTCCTACACAGTGGATGTAGTACAGTGGACAGGAAGTACTTACATGTTCCTAGTACTGTTGACCACTTTCAGAGCTGATAGTAGAAGGCAAGTTCATATATTCACCATTACTTTCAGACGGTAAACCTTATACAGACTGTACCTTCAGCATACATCACTATCTTAAACATACACACCGATGAGCATCAGTCAGAACCCTGCTGATTTACAAGGTtgtgtgagggggaaaaaacccTGATTAAAAATCAAGTAAAAGATGATTCCCTTTGCCCTGATCAGTCGACCAGGAGAGGAGGCGGCGGTAAGAAGCAATCGGACCACCTCACATGCAAACAATATCTTGTTTCGTTGTCATCAGCTTGGTTTCTGGAAGCTCCTGGGTGTTTGACATCTGCACCACTTTCTGAGGACTCCTTTACACTAAACATGATGTCACAAGGCTGGAACCTGCCTTTCATCGCCCATGATCAGGCATAATATTTTTACCCgcatccgtgtgtgtgtgtgtgtgtgtgtttgcgggTGAGggcatgcatgtgtttgtcttgtctgttagcaaaatatctcatgaaccactggacagatttgaatgaaactatcagacagtaattactggatgtacaactgattaactttaggagtcagtgtcatttaagatggccgccacagttaggCAAACttagcagacagaaaaatagctataactcagctaattttacaagTATTGAGCTCgaatctggcgtggtagtaactgagagtgaTCCCTAACACATGCTCTAAGTGCTAACTGGTCACATGAGatgtggtttttaaaacttaGCCATTtattattggagtcaactctgtctgcttGTTAGCAATATATCTCACAAAATtatggatggatttgaatgaaacttgaagAAAACAACTGtcaaatgtacatctacaactaattcaattttggagtcaacccaattgaagatggccgacagagccaactgatcttaagaaacacaaaaacagctataaccctgtcaattttacaaatattgaattaaaaataattgtggtagtagctgagcatcattcccgACGAATACTTTGAGCGTTGCACACTCTGCagtatttttactgaaaatattgGCAATAACAGTTGGcatcaaccttgtctgtctgttagcaagttatctcacaaaccaaattatggattttaatgaaatccatAATTTGTCAAAGAGTTATAACtgaaagtacatctacaactcattaagttttggagccaacccgagagaagatggccaccacagctaactggtAACAGCCAACACAGTCTCAAACTCAgacagtttcacagatattgagctaaagtttggtgtggtggtagctgagagtcatctccatgATATAATCTGAGCCCAAACGCATCTTATGTGAGTTTATTAGCAGAATGCACCTCAAAACAGACGATTTTTGtgccacagaaacaaaagactcACAAACgaaaatttgttttcttactgTAGGTTCAAGTGTCCTCATCGGCATGGCTCCAAGTCCTCAGTGTCTCCGCTCTGCTTTCATGTCCATCCCTCCgcgcctcctcctcccaccCTCCACATCGGTCTCGTACACCCAGGAAGGCGTGGGGAACTCCGGCACAACCCAAGGACCACTTTATTCACAGCTCGGGTTTCAGGGGAATTAAGAGGAGCGTGAGGCGGTGGGGGACAGGcttgttaaatatttgttttatccaGCTGAATAAAAGCCCCTTTTCTTTGTTcaggaaacaaatgtttcaatcaaggtcttctttttttttttttttaaggttgctGAGGTCAACTGGACTCAGATCTCAGTTTATCATTGAAGTAACAAGGAAGTTTAGAGGACTGTGGGAAACTCAGGTTTACAGTAATAATACACCACTGTTCACTAGTTCCAAACCACCCTTtaccttgttgttttttgtttttttaaatctttcttccAAGGAGCCACAAtgtcttgtaatcttttaaaacgGTCCTGCACAAGCTTTCGGAAAACCCAgcattttactcattttctgtccagtccttgCTCAGAAACCGTTTTCAGGTAAGGGTTTATACGTTTAAACCACTTGACACCGATTTATGAAtcgtacaaaaataaaaagcacctAACTAATGTGTCTGGTGTGGTGGAGAGTGAggcgaacccaatgcgcagacttgTGACTGAGAgctccaaaagaaaaactaatttattaaaagaaacaaaaacaaaacgtggcagcaaaacaaaactaaatacaaaacgcTAACAAATTCTAAAACATAGCAAACATGAGAGGCAAGACACGAGGGGAACCAGACAAAGCATGAAAgcgacaatggaccagtgaTAAGTGGAGATGACCGGGCTTTAAAGGCAgaaggtaattaggggaagtgggcacaggtgagtgattaataatatggagcaggtggagatgggtgtggcaggcaaacaagagataagctgaggaaaagtgaatgatgacaggaatatAAGacacacaaggagcaaaaacaaaacatgaagacaacccaataacaaaataaaagaaacaataaactcaaactgaacacaggataAGCAGAAACATGGACAAACAGTAaccttaaatacaaaaagaacccaaatcctgacataaaGGGATTAACCAGTGTTGCAGTTGGATCATAgttgggttggtttgggttGTAAATGAGCCGTGTCAGTTCCTCGCAGTCCGCCATTTTAAGCCAGAACTAAATCAGACCTGTCTAGATCTCTGGTTTagaatgtaataaataaaaccaatttatAACAAAAGCTTAGCTGAATGGCTACAATTTTCTCCTAGCTAGCTCCTAGCTAGCATGGTAGCCCTTGTCTAATGCAGGACTTTTCTTCAGTGCTTAACTTTAAttttgaagaaataataataataaaaaatgttttgttaatgcTTAAGCTGACACCTCGGCTGCTTTTTGCTCGTCCATCTCAACTGCTATTTAATTCCCCCCTCCTTGTGTCTGAGCACTAAAAATGTCCAAGATCAGCTTTTCTCAAGTGTCTCAAGGGCAAACTTTTAGCAGCGCGCactcgtgttttttttctcccgaACATCTATTATCCTTTTCACATCTTCCTGtctcacacacaaatacagagcAGGTGTGAATTTATGTCATTTCTGCCACCTCGTTTGCCATTATCCGGGTGATCTAAATGGAAGAGCAtttgcaaacactgttttaattcAGTGTGAGCAGGCTTTTATTCAGAGCCAGAGTTAAAATACACACCCTGAACTTATTAAATGTACAGTTTAAGTCCTGTTTTCGCTAAACTTGCGGCGTATTTTCAGTCTTGTTGACACAAATGTGTTGTTATCCTCTGTTTAAGTGTCAAGGACACCGAGGCTGTAATCCAGTTTCTCTTTCTTGTTTACGtgaaagaatataaaaaaatcacgTGTTTGTTTTGACCCTCAGCTGCCCTCGAACACGCTCCTGACATCGTCACGGAAAAACAGAGGCAGGAGGACGAacaaatgcttctttttttttttctttttcttttttttatttcttttttttacaaaacaaaagatagAAAGAATGTAAACACAACTTTAGAGGTCAATCCAAATTGCGGGCTGGGAGCCTGGTTTCGAGCAGAATCAGACGCGAGCTCTGATTGCATGGGTCGGACGGGGCTTGTTGGAAGGTGTCGAGAAGGGAGTTCGCTTCCGTCTACAGCTTGGGCATCCTGGCAGCGTTGAGGCGCATGGACACACAGGTGGAGCCCGACGCGTAGCGCATCTCCCTCAGCATGCCGCTCCACTGCTTCTTGTCGTCCTCGTACCTGAGAAAACCAAAACGAGAGTTacaacctcatcaaacacaacccCGCCGCCCCCTCAAATACTTGTGGCGACTTACTGCCAGACGTCGGTGACCTCTGTGGGGGCCACCTCCTTGTTCTCCGTCTGAACCATTGTGAAGCCCCCCACGGCGTACATTAGACCCCCGCTGCTCACCAGGTTCACAGAGCTCCTCTCCTGGGGGAACTCAGTGAATGGCTCCCATCTGTGCCGGTGAAACACGGGAGGTAAAAAACGgttgtatttgtttaatttgtaagATTGGTATTAGCTGACACTTATGGGTGCATTTTAACAACAAGTAACGTGCTATAGTTTAGCTAAAACTGTTCCAAAGTGCGGTTTATTTCTCCCTCTGCAGCAGAACTCATCGAACTTGTTTCAATCCTCCACAGTAAAAGTCTCCCCTATTCAACCCCTATTCCCCAAATGTATTATaataatttgcaaatttcatgaacccatattttattcacagtgaaacacagtaaacatatcagatgttaaaacaaaaaaaaaaaaatattgaatcaattttgaatttaatggcacCAACACATCTCAgagttgttccaggtccatgtttctctcaatgaagcatctcctcttcttttcccATTAGTCTGTAAACATCAAAGACCTgagaagagcagctgctggaggattTAGAGGAATGTTGGCCCATTcctgtctgatggaggattctagctgttcaacagtcctgggtcgtctttgttggattttgttgtttcatgatgcatcaaaaGCTTTAGGTTGGTGAGAGGTTTGGACTGCAGGCGGGTCAGTTCAGCATCTGGACTCTTCTCCTATGAAGCCATGAAGTTTTAATGGCTGCAGGGTGAGGTTTAACATTGTTACTGAAGTATAAAAAAGACTGTCTGGATGGGatcatatgttgttctaaaacctgttgATATTTCTCTACATTGATGGtgtttttccagatgtgtaagctgcccatgtcaGAGGCtttaatgcacccccataccaacagagaggcagacttttgGACTGTGctctgataacaggctggatggtccctctcctcatTAGTACGAAGGATCAGGGTTTCCAAACAGAAAGTCAGATTGTGAttcctctgacctcagaacagttctcctctttgcctcagtccattttaaatcagctttggttcagagaagatGGCCGacttcacatctggcttcttctctgcctgatagagctttcagcagcattagtggatggtacagtgagctgtgtttacagacagtgatgtgtggaagtgttcctgagtccatgcagtgatgtccagaacagaaccagacctggttttaatgcagtggcccctgagggcccaaaaATCATGGCCGTCTAATCTTGAGTTTAAGTGTCAAAGATTTCTCTagacttttaaaatcttttaatgatattatgaactgtagatgatgtgATATTTAAACTCTTTCCAATCTTTCATTCAGGAACATtcttctgaaattgttccactatttttagatgctgTTCTTGTCAGagtggtgaacctctgcccatctttacttctgagagattcagcctccaAAATGCTCTGACCCAACCTTTTAGAGACTcgctgctgccataaaattcaatattacttaattttttttccaaaaattgtcgaatattttggtttaaacatttaatgtgttcCACTGGGAATGAAATATggctttatgagatttgcagctcattgcattttgtttttatttaagttttacacAACGACCCAGTTTTTCAGGACTTCCAAACACTCTCAAAATCCCTGGTGGTTCAGGCTGCAGTGTCCATTTCACTGAACAGCAATAATgcaagttttaaacttttaatgcaagttttaaacttttaaacttcagATATATAGAGAGAGTTTGTGAGGTTTGGTTAGAAATGACTGTATGTATAGCCACAACTTTTGGAAATGGGTTTACAGTCATACCATGTTGgcaaacagaaagaataaatcATAAGATGCAAAAGGAACCAGAAGGAGTGACATCCATGGTTGGAGTGTGagaacatctttaaaacaaactgcacagTCTGTTATAGGGATTACTTATTTACTCAGGGAGGAATCTTGGCAAAGCAAACAATCAGGCTGCTGGAGAAATTCATTGGAAGAGCGAGACAGCAAGGCTAAAGTGAAAAACAGGAACCCGATCACAGATATAATTACGGTTAAGCTAAATATGGCAAGATATGGACAAAAAGGACCAAATGTTTCTTGCTTTTTAAGCCCAAAAAGCTCTAAAGCTCATACTAAACAGGGATCCGTCAGCGCACAGAGCAGGTAGCAGGAAGAAACGACAAGCCAGAGTTTCTGTCTGTAGCCCCTGGAACCAACAGGAGCCGTCTGGTTTTCTGAGAGGAAGTGGTGCAGTAAATTAAAGTGTcaccacaaattaaaacaaagccagaatataaaaataaataaataaataaataaagagtgcAAAATAAAGGCCTGGCACTCCCTGTGTGAATGTGCACCATGTCAGACTTTGAGACTAAGATCAGCTTCTGTTGAGGAATGCTGGAGGTGCAGCCTTTTCGGTGAAACCTCAAACACAGCATCTATCTTGCGCCGTATAGCATCGCCTTCACTGATCCGTTAGCGCTCAGTGTATGTGCTgagaaggactctcagctactaccacaccgaatttgaGCTCAATGGTTGCAAAACTGGCTGATTTAGAGGCAGTTTTATGTCGGTCAGCTCTTGAATTGTCGAGTcattcatgagacattttgcagcacatacagacaaacacacagacagtttgaagaaatatagtttaattctgatcatactgatgagctaacggctagtcggATCGGCGCCAAGGTCAATGTATACcgctgctgtcttaaaaaaacttggaatctcaaagattttatgtaaacctgctcattttaaaagcaatatttgaatgttcctgcaggaagcgcataagaagtgctacagctaactgccgCCGCTACTTGCTGTGATTAAAAAGATCTATATGGTAGGcctttaaatgcaaaaattaaTCCTTGTTGTCCTGCAACACTCACTGTAGGAGATGGGATTTTCCGAATCGTCAACGCTTCACATTCCAAAGAGGAGTTAAGCGACTCCTGACTGCatccaacagttttaaaattggGATCACAGGGGTGAAACAAAGTTCTGAAAACAATGATTAACCTTGTTGTAATGTTAGTAGTGCTTTAAAAATGAGCTGTGAGGCATCACCCCTCCAGACAACTCAACTTGTTTCCTTGTCACAAATAAAGGAATATAACCGAATCCATCCgtctttattatttgtttttagtct
Coding sequences within:
- the LOC108245701 gene encoding 2-oxoglutarate receptor 1, which translates into the protein MASGNTSCADVEGPLNRYYLPVSYSIIFIVSLVGNTISICIYVTKLRPWKSSSIIMVNLAVTDLLYALALPFLVHYYSNLESWTLGDFMCRCVRFAFHFHLYGSILFLSCIAVFRYVAVVQPLRGKQLQQRVWGITACSVVWVIAAAETAPMLAFISLQAEGNHTSCLDFASTNQTSVREHSLVLTALGYALPLVLVFICYIGIVRQLTRGPSPSRFCRMRARRVIVLILVVFVMCFLPYHVLRVLRKETESGSTTQCTTNTVKAAYIISRPLAGLNTFFNLALYTLSGDRFRRAFLSSFHCEHWVSKARLLLNLSIITRGRW